From the genome of Blautia pseudococcoides, one region includes:
- a CDS encoding glycosyl hydrolase, translated as MKRKVCAMLMTVLMTASMCMPVFAEGANTVPVVTTNADEETGHAEETDSLEEINSLEKTGNLEDAGSWYYGAGWEFQYSGAENSAVSAEDGKVKVTVDYSADMDKDYSKMAISDWNDDGIQFESVTKITLDFCYDETKMTGGGFKMAVNSDALNVNDTILDLEKAETVDGIKKLPVILECDEANGTVNGITFCLIGVNTDYKGDIWLDNIRFISEEQKPASDVKVWDFEDDTVQGWHFDNSWATDSYHGATEDVCSVEDGKLKVNMDYSGDVDNGWVQPAISVSPEGGIDFSGSAMLGFELYFEKDAMTTGNITIKGVAGDVLKDQMSGIKNMETEDLGNGLVKAVINFEIDSAAANKETPDKLMILMVGNNTDYKGALYFDNIRLYTPVVEDVYVDAAEKAETETNISGNGSALTVNGNSYDYANKIALADPDADAATKALYQYLKAIGQSDAALYGHMEDTVLKAGASDLSDSDTKDITGSLAAINGLDCGGLFSGFVSKYNARYPGQEQLPDTTEGNIKAAALLSNEAVREGAVMTLSCHMPNFAFAVEKDSTAAKTYDRYDYSSADSYHLKGDCMNQILPGGAYNPQFTAFLDLVAEYAEQVDGPVLFRPFHENTGSWFWWGKAFCDAETYKSVFKYTVEYLRDIKDVHNLLYVYGPGSEATTMQEYEERYPGDEFVDMVGFDTYDDKASADENYSFMKNFETVVKLTDQFAKEHNKLFAVTETGITNSAMKKTGNERPEWFTEILDIITKPEYDCAYYMVWSNYDSKSNYYTPFVVSKAEDGILHGHELMDGFLRFYNNEKSIFAADQEQVINGEKPASPSVNQWGATGYITTPTAGKRILSATDITAQLSEGTTDVHFAVSNGTKEIKLVTDVDGRTATARLTDEILSQLGEAANGKIILYQQDKKLAEITAIFNIGEKEPDPYMVDDFESYFGMDSMLNRVWATNKASGSTIVLNLTNKEGEAQDGYAMKFTYKESSEGWAGATINKNVDWSDCNALQFWTIPDGKQQKTVIQIQANHTCYEVYLNLYDDYNLRGGKPTLVTIPFSEFCQRDTAGNPKGGLVNDCGQVTSFGLWVNAVDNEYFEGDTVEGSIWYDNITAIRTDSETAVFADPE; from the coding sequence ATGAAGAGAAAAGTGTGTGCCATGCTGATGACAGTGTTGATGACAGCAAGTATGTGTATGCCGGTATTTGCGGAAGGAGCAAATACGGTTCCGGTTGTGACAACGAATGCCGACGAAGAAACCGGTCATGCAGAAGAAACCGATAGTTTGGAAGAAATCAATAGTTTGGAAAAAACCGGTAATTTGGAAGACGCCGGGAGCTGGTATTACGGAGCAGGATGGGAGTTTCAGTATTCAGGTGCAGAAAATTCCGCAGTATCCGCAGAGGACGGTAAGGTAAAGGTTACGGTAGACTACAGTGCCGATATGGATAAGGACTACAGTAAAATGGCAATCTCTGACTGGAATGATGACGGTATCCAATTTGAGTCGGTAACAAAAATTACACTGGATTTCTGCTACGATGAAACAAAGATGACAGGCGGCGGCTTTAAAATGGCGGTAAATTCAGATGCTCTGAATGTAAATGACACCATCCTTGATCTGGAAAAAGCAGAGACTGTGGACGGGATAAAAAAACTTCCGGTTATATTGGAGTGTGATGAGGCAAATGGTACTGTTAATGGCATTACTTTTTGCTTAATCGGTGTCAATACGGATTACAAGGGAGATATATGGCTGGATAATATCCGCTTTATCTCTGAGGAGCAAAAGCCTGCTTCAGATGTGAAGGTATGGGATTTCGAGGATGACACTGTTCAGGGCTGGCATTTTGATAATAGCTGGGCAACAGACAGTTATCATGGAGCAACCGAGGATGTCTGCAGCGTGGAAGATGGAAAATTGAAGGTGAATATGGATTATTCCGGCGATGTGGATAACGGATGGGTACAGCCGGCTATCAGCGTTTCACCGGAGGGCGGTATAGACTTTTCTGGTTCGGCCATGCTGGGATTTGAATTGTATTTTGAAAAGGATGCCATGACCACAGGAAATATCACCATAAAGGGTGTGGCCGGAGATGTTCTGAAAGATCAGATGTCCGGAATAAAAAATATGGAGACAGAAGATCTGGGGAATGGATTAGTGAAAGCTGTGATAAATTTTGAAATTGATTCTGCTGCAGCAAATAAAGAAACGCCGGATAAGCTGATGATTCTTATGGTGGGCAATAACACAGATTACAAGGGAGCGCTTTACTTTGATAATATCCGTCTCTATACTCCTGTAGTTGAGGATGTCTATGTAGATGCAGCGGAGAAAGCAGAGACTGAGACAAATATTTCAGGAAATGGTTCAGCTCTTACCGTGAATGGAAACAGCTATGATTACGCAAATAAGATTGCACTGGCAGACCCGGATGCGGATGCTGCTACCAAAGCGCTCTATCAGTATTTAAAAGCAATTGGGCAATCCGATGCGGCTCTTTATGGACATATGGAGGATACCGTTTTGAAGGCGGGGGCTTCTGATCTGTCAGATTCTGACACAAAAGATATAACAGGCTCTCTGGCAGCCATCAATGGTCTGGACTGTGGCGGACTGTTTTCCGGATTTGTTTCTAAATACAATGCACGTTATCCGGGTCAGGAGCAGCTTCCGGATACAACGGAAGGAAATATTAAAGCAGCAGCACTGTTGTCAAATGAGGCAGTCAGAGAAGGCGCAGTCATGACACTGTCCTGTCATATGCCTAATTTTGCATTTGCAGTGGAAAAAGACAGCACAGCTGCCAAAACATATGACCGTTATGATTACAGCAGTGCAGATTCCTATCATTTAAAGGGAGACTGTATGAATCAGATCTTGCCGGGCGGCGCGTATAATCCCCAGTTTACGGCTTTTCTGGATTTGGTTGCCGAGTATGCCGAACAGGTGGACGGTCCGGTGCTTTTCCGGCCGTTTCATGAGAATACCGGAAGCTGGTTTTGGTGGGGAAAGGCATTCTGCGATGCGGAAACGTATAAGAGTGTATTTAAATATACAGTAGAGTATCTGCGTGATATAAAAGATGTACATAATCTGTTATATGTATATGGACCAGGGTCTGAGGCAACAACCATGCAGGAATACGAAGAGCGTTATCCAGGAGATGAATTTGTTGATATGGTAGGATTTGATACTTACGATGACAAAGCATCTGCGGATGAAAATTATTCGTTTATGAAGAATTTTGAAACAGTAGTAAAACTGACAGATCAGTTTGCCAAGGAGCATAATAAATTATTTGCAGTTACAGAAACCGGTATTACGAACAGTGCAATGAAGAAAACCGGAAATGAAAGACCGGAATGGTTTACTGAGATTCTGGATATTATCACAAAACCGGAATATGACTGTGCATACTATATGGTATGGTCTAATTATGATTCTAAGAGTAATTATTATACACCTTTTGTTGTATCAAAAGCAGAGGACGGAATTCTTCACGGACATGAACTGATGGACGGATTTCTAAGGTTTTACAACAATGAAAAGAGTATTTTTGCAGCAGATCAGGAACAGGTGATAAACGGAGAGAAACCAGCTTCACCATCTGTGAACCAATGGGGAGCAACAGGCTATATCACCACGCCAACCGCAGGGAAACGTATACTTTCAGCGACTGACATAACAGCACAGCTCAGTGAAGGAACAACAGATGTCCATTTTGCAGTCTCTAATGGAACAAAAGAAATTAAACTGGTTACGGATGTGGATGGAAGAACAGCTACGGCCAGACTGACAGATGAGATTTTGAGCCAGCTTGGAGAGGCGGCAAATGGAAAGATAATCCTTTACCAACAAGATAAAAAGCTGGCAGAAATCACAGCAATCTTTAATATCGGGGAAAAAGAGCCAGATCCGTATATGGTAGATGATTTTGAAAGCTATTTTGGTATGGACAGTATGCTGAACCGTGTATGGGCAACAAACAAAGCTTCAGGCAGCACAATCGTTTTGAATCTGACAAACAAGGAAGGTGAAGCTCAGGATGGTTATGCTATGAAGTTTACATACAAAGAGTCAAGCGAAGGCTGGGCAGGAGCTACGATCAATAAGAATGTTGACTGGTCTGACTGTAATGCACTTCAATTCTGGACAATTCCGGACGGTAAACAGCAGAAGACCGTTATTCAGATTCAGGCCAATCATACCTGTTATGAAGTATATTTGAATTTATATGATGATTATAATCTACGGGGAGGCAAACCAACCTTAGTAACGATTC
- a CDS encoding type I phosphomannose isomerase catalytic subunit — MCLLKLKPSCKDYIWGGHRLAEEYGKEYDGEVLAETWELSCHPDGPSYIANGKYAGQTLQQYIDAEGKEMLGTNCRRFRDFPILTKFIDARDNLSIQVHPDNRYALKNEGQYGKTEMWYVMDAGKEAYLYYGFKKEISKEEFARRIREDTLLEVLNAVPVQKGDVLFIESGTIHAIGKDILIAEIQQNSNITYRVYDYGRIGRDGKKRDLHIEKALAVTNRVPIVKDKRSYPHVADCDYFTVDKLNLDGNVMKKMEGSVSDLSFASILMLDGEGIIYNQGETLEFKKGDSFFLAAGSGTYTIEGSCDALITTIRAKAAPVHIGVDIGGAETKIGLVDIHQKLLASEVMETNANHPAEEIIREIGQRVLKLLDTQGISMDQCVGAGIGVPGTVDRKNGIVRYSNNICWEQVELAKEMGKYLPIPIRIANDADCAALGEAVAGAGRECQDVIMITLGTGVGGGIILDGEIYDGKGISGSEIGHMVIVEGGEPCTCGRKGCLEAYASATALNRDVKRAIGRDLPPEEVFEGAENGDAGLQKIVELYIRRLGVGIVNVVNIFRPQLVLLGGCISVQGETLLSPLREMMKEGCFGREKGQLPEIETATLGKEAGIIGAASLI, encoded by the coding sequence ATGTGTTTATTGAAATTAAAACCAAGTTGTAAAGATTATATCTGGGGCGGCCATCGTCTGGCAGAAGAGTATGGTAAGGAATATGACGGGGAAGTGCTGGCTGAGACATGGGAATTATCCTGTCATCCGGATGGACCATCTTATATAGCTAATGGGAAATATGCCGGACAGACATTACAGCAGTATATTGACGCAGAAGGAAAAGAAATGCTGGGAACAAACTGCAGACGTTTTCGTGATTTTCCTATTCTTACAAAATTTATTGATGCCAGAGACAACCTGTCTATTCAAGTGCATCCAGACAACCGTTATGCATTAAAAAATGAAGGGCAGTACGGTAAGACAGAGATGTGGTATGTGATGGACGCCGGAAAAGAAGCATATCTGTACTATGGATTCAAAAAGGAGATCAGCAAAGAGGAATTTGCCAGAAGAATCCGGGAGGATACACTTTTGGAAGTCCTCAATGCCGTACCGGTGCAGAAAGGCGATGTACTGTTTATTGAATCCGGTACCATTCATGCGATTGGCAAAGATATACTCATCGCGGAGATTCAGCAGAATTCCAACATAACATATCGTGTATACGACTATGGAAGAATCGGAAGAGACGGGAAAAAGCGAGACCTTCATATTGAGAAAGCCCTTGCTGTGACCAATCGGGTGCCCATTGTAAAGGATAAGAGAAGCTATCCCCATGTGGCGGACTGCGATTATTTTACTGTCGATAAGTTAAACTTAGACGGAAATGTCATGAAGAAGATGGAGGGCAGCGTGTCCGATCTCTCCTTTGCCAGCATCCTGATGTTAGATGGAGAAGGAATTATTTATAATCAGGGTGAAACACTGGAGTTCAAAAAAGGAGACAGCTTTTTTCTGGCAGCAGGGAGCGGAACTTATACGATTGAAGGCTCCTGTGATGCACTTATTACGACTATTCGTGCAAAAGCAGCGCCGGTACATATCGGAGTGGATATTGGAGGAGCAGAAACAAAGATTGGACTGGTAGATATCCATCAGAAGCTGCTTGCATCAGAAGTGATGGAAACCAATGCAAATCATCCGGCAGAAGAGATCATCCGTGAGATTGGACAGCGTGTTCTTAAACTTCTGGACACGCAGGGGATTTCCATGGATCAATGTGTGGGAGCCGGAATTGGTGTTCCGGGAACCGTGGACCGCAAAAATGGGATTGTAAGATACTCAAATAATATTTGCTGGGAGCAGGTAGAACTTGCCAAAGAAATGGGTAAATACCTGCCTATACCAATCCGGATTGCCAACGATGCCGACTGTGCTGCACTTGGAGAGGCAGTTGCGGGCGCAGGACGGGAATGTCAGGATGTTATTATGATAACGCTTGGAACCGGTGTGGGCGGCGGCATTATTCTGGATGGTGAAATCTATGATGGTAAGGGGATCAGCGGAAGCGAGATTGGACACATGGTCATTGTGGAAGGCGGAGAACCATGTACCTGCGGCAGAAAGGGATGTCTGGAAGCATATGCATCGGCAACTGCACTGAATCGCGACGTAAAGCGCGCCATCGGCAGAGATTTACCGCCAGAGGAAGTTTTTGAAGGTGCTGAAAACGGCGATGCAGGGCTTCAGAAAATTGTAGAGCTGTATATCAGAAGACTGGGAGTTGGAATTGTCAATGTGGTAAATATCTTTCGGCCGCAGCTGGTGCTGCTGGGAGGCTGTATCTCTGTGCAGGGAGAGACACTTCTTTCACCGCTCCGTGAGATGATGAAAGAAGGATGCTTCGGAAGAGAAAAGGGTCAGCTTCCGGAGATAGAAACGGCAACGCTTGGAAAGGAAGCGGGAATCATTGGGGCAGCCAGCCTGATCTGA
- a CDS encoding phospho-sugar mutase has protein sequence MNAGKIYEFWLKDSYFDEDTKEELRNIAEDEKEIEERFYRDLEFGTGGLRGIIGAGTNRMNIYTVRKATQGLANFILKEKAEKKGVAIAYDSRNMSPEFAKETALCMAANGIKAYIFPSLRPTPILSFALRELGCTAGVVVTASHNPPEYNGYKVYWEDGAQITHPKDKEIIGEVSAITDYSQVKTTTEDAAVKAGLYEVIGTDMDDKYMKALKKLILHPEVIREVADSLKIVYTPLHGTGNLPVRRVLKELGFNHVYVVKEQELPDGNFPTVSCPNPEDKNAFSLALKLAKEVNADIVLATDPDADRLGVYAKNTKTGEYVSFTGNMSGMLILEYILSQRKAMNRLPKNGAVVTTIVSGKMAREITKAYNVDLIETLTGFKYIGEQIKFFEQNHEHEYIFGYEESYGCLVGTHARDKDAVAAVMALCEVAAWCKYQGITLADQMEKLFETYGFYKEGLCTVTLKGLDGAKKIASMMESIRNNIPKNIGGLKVTQFRDYKEDVRIDLTKDVKGTTGLPASNVLYFELEDAAWCCIRPSGTEPKIKFYIGVRGQNDKDAAVRLETLKKAVEGLTA, from the coding sequence ATGAACGCAGGAAAAATTTACGAATTTTGGCTGAAGGACTCATATTTTGATGAGGACACGAAAGAAGAATTGCGTAACATTGCAGAAGATGAAAAAGAGATCGAAGAGAGATTTTACAGAGATTTAGAGTTTGGTACAGGCGGGCTTCGTGGAATTATCGGTGCCGGAACAAATCGCATGAATATCTATACTGTCCGCAAGGCAACCCAGGGACTTGCAAACTTCATTCTGAAGGAAAAGGCAGAGAAAAAGGGTGTTGCCATAGCCTATGATTCTCGGAATATGTCCCCGGAGTTTGCCAAAGAAACGGCGCTTTGTATGGCTGCAAATGGAATAAAAGCATATATTTTCCCGTCCCTTCGCCCGACACCAATACTGTCCTTTGCTCTTCGTGAGCTTGGCTGTACAGCAGGCGTTGTGGTGACTGCAAGCCATAATCCCCCGGAATACAACGGCTACAAAGTATACTGGGAAGACGGCGCTCAGATTACGCACCCGAAAGATAAGGAAATCATTGGAGAGGTCAGTGCGATTACAGATTACAGTCAGGTAAAGACAACAACAGAAGATGCAGCAGTAAAAGCGGGACTTTATGAAGTGATCGGCACGGATATGGATGACAAATATATGAAAGCGCTTAAAAAACTGATACTCCATCCCGAGGTTATCAGAGAAGTTGCAGATAGTCTGAAGATTGTATACACCCCCCTTCACGGAACAGGAAATCTTCCGGTCCGGCGGGTGTTAAAAGAGCTTGGCTTCAACCATGTATATGTTGTAAAAGAACAGGAGCTCCCGGACGGGAATTTCCCCACAGTATCCTGCCCCAATCCGGAGGATAAGAATGCATTTTCACTTGCCCTGAAACTTGCAAAGGAAGTGAATGCAGATATTGTGCTTGCCACAGATCCGGATGCAGACCGCCTGGGGGTATATGCGAAAAATACAAAGACAGGGGAATATGTAAGTTTCACAGGCAATATGTCCGGCATGCTGATCCTGGAGTATATCCTGTCACAGAGGAAAGCAATGAACCGGCTGCCAAAGAACGGCGCGGTTGTTACAACCATTGTGTCGGGCAAGATGGCCCGTGAGATAACCAAAGCGTATAATGTGGATTTGATCGAAACACTGACAGGATTTAAATATATCGGTGAGCAGATCAAATTCTTTGAGCAGAATCATGAACATGAATACATATTCGGATATGAGGAGAGCTACGGATGCCTTGTCGGGACGCATGCCAGAGATAAGGATGCGGTGGCTGCGGTTATGGCACTTTGTGAAGTGGCCGCATGGTGCAAATATCAGGGGATCACACTGGCTGACCAGATGGAGAAGCTGTTTGAAACCTATGGTTTTTATAAAGAAGGGCTCTGTACCGTAACATTGAAAGGTCTGGATGGTGCGAAGAAGATTGCATCTATGATGGAAAGTATCCGAAACAATATACCAAAGAACATCGGAGGATTAAAGGTAACGCAGTTCAGAGATTATAAAGAAGATGTACGGATTGATTTGACGAAAGATGTGAAAGGGACAACAGGACTTCCGGCCTCCAATGTGCTGTATTTTGAATTGGAAGATGCGGCATGGTGCTGTATCCGTCCATCAGGTACGGAGCCGAAGATTAAATTTTACATTGGCGTAAGAGGGCAAAATGATAAGGATGCAGCTGTAAGGCTTGAGACATTGAAAAAAGCGGTTGAGGGACTGACTGCGTAA
- a CDS encoding YesL family protein, with protein MLNLIFLLTCIPVITIGTAQTALYRVMLRRVRKESSYPVKEYLEAFKEEWKQGTASWLPFLVIGGVLIFDVMYLGREWSIWGVGTGVLISVWCIFASYVFPVQAQFENTTKNIWRNAAFMAVRHFPCTILIVFVNLIPVLCFLAGGAVMQLTAPIYLTAGFSLAARVNAELFGKIFKKCM; from the coding sequence TTGCTGAATTTAATATTTTTGCTTACCTGCATTCCTGTTATCACAATCGGAACAGCACAGACAGCTCTTTACCGTGTGATGCTGCGGCGGGTAAGGAAGGAGAGCAGTTATCCGGTGAAGGAATATCTGGAAGCTTTTAAAGAAGAGTGGAAGCAGGGAACTGCAAGCTGGCTGCCGTTTTTAGTTATTGGCGGTGTCCTGATCTTTGATGTTATGTATCTGGGAAGAGAATGGAGCATATGGGGCGTAGGCACAGGCGTTTTGATTAGTGTGTGGTGTATTTTTGCAAGTTATGTATTTCCGGTACAGGCACAGTTTGAAAACACTACAAAAAACATCTGGAGAAATGCAGCCTTCATGGCTGTGAGGCATTTCCCCTGCACCATTCTCATTGTATTTGTAAATCTGATCCCGGTTCTGTGTTTCCTTGCAGGAGGAGCCGTGATGCAGCTTACGGCGCCCATTTATCTTACGGCTGGGTTTTCGCTGGCAGCAAGGGTGAATGCCGAGCTGTTCGGAAAAATTTTTAAAAAGTGTATGTAA
- a CDS encoding glycoside hydrolase family 130 protein: MIHPQYYAEQTKLEQMIQRKNRKSSFYNGIFDRYEDPVLTREHIPVTWKYDIDAETNPYFMERLGVNAVMNSGAIVLNGRFYLAARVEGADRKSFFAVAESETGVDGFRFWDYPVVLPDTCPEETNVYDMRLTKHEDGYIYGVFCSESKDSDDADLSAAVAQAGIVRTKDLKTWERLDNLKTLRSAQQRNVVLHPEFVDGKYAFYTRPMDGFIETGSGGGIGFGLCEDICHAVIDEEKIISRRVYHTLTEAKNGAGAVPIRGKKCWIHVAHGVRNTAAGLRYVLYLFGTDLKEPDKVIAKPSGVFLVPLGKERVGDVSNVVFTNGAVAKENGDVYIYYASSDTRMHVAVTTIDKLEDYLFGTPEDPLRSPDCVKQRCDLIKKNLRLLNQ; the protein is encoded by the coding sequence ATGATTCATCCCCAATATTATGCAGAGCAGACAAAGCTGGAGCAGATGATCCAGAGAAAAAACAGAAAAAGTTCCTTTTATAATGGAATCTTTGACCGGTACGAAGATCCTGTATTGACAAGAGAGCACATCCCGGTCACATGGAAGTACGATATTGATGCTGAGACAAATCCGTATTTTATGGAACGCCTTGGAGTGAATGCCGTGATGAATTCAGGAGCGATTGTGCTGAACGGCAGATTTTATCTGGCAGCCCGTGTGGAAGGCGCTGACAGAAAGTCCTTCTTTGCGGTGGCAGAGAGTGAGACAGGTGTTGACGGATTCCGCTTCTGGGACTATCCGGTAGTTCTTCCGGATACCTGTCCGGAGGAAACCAATGTATATGATATGCGTCTGACAAAGCATGAGGACGGTTACATTTATGGTGTCTTCTGCTCAGAGAGTAAGGATTCGGATGACGCAGATCTTTCTGCTGCAGTTGCACAGGCAGGGATTGTAAGGACAAAAGACCTCAAAACCTGGGAGCGTCTGGATAACCTGAAGACTCTTCGTTCTGCGCAGCAGCGCAATGTAGTTCTGCACCCGGAATTTGTAGACGGAAAGTATGCATTTTATACCCGGCCTATGGACGGATTTATTGAAACCGGAAGCGGCGGAGGAATTGGATTCGGTCTTTGTGAGGATATCTGCCACGCAGTGATCGATGAGGAAAAAATTATCAGCAGAAGAGTATATCACACGCTGACAGAAGCGAAAAACGGAGCCGGGGCTGTGCCGATCAGGGGAAAGAAATGCTGGATCCATGTGGCACACGGAGTGCGAAATACAGCAGCCGGACTGCGGTATGTGCTTTACCTTTTCGGAACGGATTTAAAAGAACCGGACAAAGTTATCGCCAAACCATCGGGAGTATTCTTAGTTCCGCTGGGGAAAGAGCGTGTTGGTGATGTATCCAATGTGGTATTTACAAACGGCGCTGTAGCAAAAGAAAACGGTGATGTTTATATCTACTATGCATCCTCAGATACAAGGATGCATGTGGCCGTAACAACCATTGACAAGCTGGAGGATTATCTCTTTGGTACACCGGAGGATCCCCTTCGCTCACCGGACTGCGTAAAACAGCGGTGTGATCTGATCAAAAAAAATCTGAGGCTCCTGAATCAGTAA